A single region of the Eriocheir sinensis breed Jianghai 21 unplaced genomic scaffold, ASM2467909v1 Scaffold393, whole genome shotgun sequence genome encodes:
- the LOC126992061 gene encoding serine/threonine-protein phosphatase 6 regulatory ankyrin repeat subunit B-like, whose translation MQGSVECVTALMPSSDLNAKDNVWFGSAECVSALIPSSDLNAKDKDDRTPLHLANEDVLSVSALMASIDLNAKDKYGCTPLHLAAELDSAECVSALMPSIDLNAKNEDGRTPLHLAAMQGSVECVTALIPSSDLNAKDKDGRTPLHLATELGSAECVSALMPSNNLNAKATAGSTPLHLDARRGSAECVSALIPSSDLNAKNEDGRTPLHLAAEWGSAECVSALIPSSAFNAEDKDGRTPLHLAATRGSVECVSALIPSSAFNAKDKDGRTPLHLAAMQGSVECVTALMPSSDLNAKDKYGRTPLHLAASVLFGSAECVSALIPSSDLNAKDEDGRTPLHLAANLNAKDKDGRTPLHLAAELGSAERVSAFISSNDLNANDKDGCTPLHLAARRGSAECVSALISSSAFNAEDKDGRTPLHLASMRGSVECVSALIPSSDLNAKDKNGRTPLHLAAEDGSAECVSALIPSSD comes from the exons ATGCAGGGAAGTGTTGAGTGTGTGACTGCTCTCatgccctccagtgaccttaacgccaaagaCAA tgTTTGGTTTgggagtgctgagtgtgtgtctgccctcataccctccagtgaccttaacgccaaggacaaggatgaccgcacacccctccacttggct Aacgaggatg tgctgagtgtgtctgCGCTCATGGCCTCCATTGACCTTAACGCAAAGGACAAGTATGgctgcacacccctccacttggctgctgagctggacagtgctgagtgtgtgtctgccctcatgccctccattgaccttaacgccaagaacgaggatggccgcacacccctccacttggctgctatgcAGGGAAGTGTTGAATGTGTgactgccctcataccctccagtgacctaaacgccaaggacaaggatggccgcacacccctccacttggctacTGAgctgggcagtgctgagtgtgtgtctgccctcatgccCTCCAATAACCTTAACGCCAAAGCCACGGCTGGCAGCACACCCCTACACTTGGATGCTaggcggggcagtgctgagtgtgtgtctgccctcataccctccagtgaccttaacgccaagaacgaggatggccgcacacccctccacttggctgctgagtggggcagtgctgagtgtgtatCTGCCCTCATACCTTCCAGTGCCTTTAACGCCgaagacaaggatggccgcacacccctccacttggccgCTACGCGGGGcagtgttgagtgtgtgtctgccctcataccctccagtgcctttaacgccaaagacaaggatggccgcacacccctccacttggctgctatgcagggaagtgttgagtgtgtgactgccctcatgccctccagtgaccttaacgccaaagacaagtatggccgcacacccctccacttggctgctagtgTTTTATTTGGGAGCGCTGAGTGTgtctctgccctcataccctccagtgaccttaacgccaaggacgaggatggccgaacacccctccacttggctgctaat cttaacgccaaggacaaggatggccgcacacccctacACTTGGCTGCTGAGCTGGGCAGTGCTGAGCGTGTGTCTGCGTTTATATCCTCCAATGACCTTAACGCCAATGACAAGGATGgctgcacacccctccacttggctgctaggcggggcagtgctgagtgtgtgtctgccctcatatccTCCAGTGCCTTTAACGCCgaggacaaggatggccgcacacccctccacttggcttcTATGCGGGgaagtgttgagtgtgtgtctgccctcataccctccagtgaccttaacgccaaagacaagaatggccgcacacccctccacttggctgctgaggatggcagtgctgagtgtgtgtctgccctcataccctccagtgac
- the LOC126992062 gene encoding serine/threonine-protein phosphatase 6 regulatory ankyrin repeat subunit B-like, which produces MRGSAECVSALMPSNNLNAKDTAGSTPLHLAAKRGSAECVSVLTPSSDLNAKDKDGRTPLHLAASVSLRSADCVSALIPSSDLNAKDKDGRTPLHLAAELGSAECVSALMPSNNLNAKDKDGRTPLHLAAMRGSVECVSSLMPSSDINAKDKDGRTPLHLAAMRGSVECVSSLMPSSDFNSKDKDGRTPLHFAAKQGSAECVSTLIPSSDLNAKDEDGRTPLHLAASVWFGSAECVSALIPSSDLNAKDKDGRTPLHLAAELGSAECVSALMPSNNLNA; this is translated from the coding sequence atgcggggcagtgctgagtgtgtgtctgccctcatgccCTCCAATAACCTTAACGCCAAAGACACGGCTGgcagcacacccctccacttggctgctaagCGGGGCAGCGCTGAGTGTGTCTCTGTCCTCacaccctccagtgaccttaacgccaaagacaaggatggtcgcacacccctccacttggctgctagtgTTTCTTTGAGGAGTGCTGACTGTgtctctgccctcataccctccagtgacctaaacgccaaggacaaggatggccgcacacccctccacttggctgctgagctgggcagtgctgagtgtgtgtctgccctcatgccctccaataaccttaacgccaaagacaaggatggccgcacaccccttcacttggctgctatgcggggcagtgttgagtgtgtgtctTCCCTCATGCCCTCCAGTGACATTAACGCcaaagacaaggatggccgcacaccccttcACTTGGCTGCTATGAGGGGcagtgttgagtgtgtgtctTCCCTCATGCCCTCTAGTGACTTTAACTCcaaggacaaggatggccgcacacccctccactttgCTGCTAAGCAGGGCAGCGCTGAGTGTGTCTCtaccctcataccctccagtgaccttaacgccaaggacgaggatggccgcacacccctccacttggctgctagtgTTTGGTTTgggagtgctgagtgtgtgtctgccctcataccctccagtgaccttaacgccaaggacaaggatggccgcacacccctccacttggctgctgagctgggcagtgctgagtgtgtgtctgccctcatgccCTCCAATAACCTTAACGCC
- the LOC126992063 gene encoding serine/threonine-protein phosphatase 6 regulatory ankyrin repeat subunit B-like, giving the protein AKDEDGRTPLHLAASVWFGSAECVSALIPSSDLNAKDKDGRTPLHLATELGSAERVSAFISSNDLNANDKHGCTPLHLAARRGSAECLSALIFSSAFNAEDKDGRTPLHLAAMRGSVECVSALMFSCDLNAKDNTPLHLAAKRGSAECVSVFTPSSDLNAKDKDGRTPLHLAASVSLRSAECVSALIPSSAFNAEDKDGRTPLHLAATRGSVECVSALIPSSDLNAKDKDGRTSLHLAAEQGSAERVSAFISSNDLNANDKDGCTPLHLDARRGSAECVSALISSSAFNAEDKDGRTPLHLAAMRGSVECVSALMFSCDLNAKDKDGRTPLHLAAMRGSVECVSSLMPFSDFNAKDKDGRTPLHLAASVSLRSAEFVSALIPSSDLNTKDKDGRTPLHLAAELGSAERVSAFISSNDLNANDKDGCTPLHLAARRGSAECVSALISSSAFNAKDKDGRTPLHLADMRGSVECVSALMFSCDLNGKDKDGRTPLHLAAMQGSVECVSSLMPFSDFNAKDKDGRTPLHLAVSVSLRSAECVSALIPSNNLNAKDTAGSTPLHLAAKRGSAECVSVLTPSSDLNAKDKDGRTPLHLAASVSLRSADCVSALIPSSDLNAKDKDGRTPLHLAAELGSAECVSALMPSNNLNAKDKDGRTPLHLAAMRGSVECVSSLMPSSDFNAKDKDGRTPLHLAAKRGSAECVSALIPSSDLNAKDEDGRTPLHLAASVWFGSAECVSALIPSSDLNAKDKDGRTPLHLAAELGSAECVSALMPSNNLNAKDTAGSTPLHLAAKRGSAECVSALIPSSDLNAKNEDGRTPLHLAAEWGSAECVSALIPFSDPNAKDEDGRTPLHLAAELGSAECVSALMPSSDLNAKDKYGCTPLHLAAELGSAECVSALIPSSDLNAKDKDGRTPLHLAAEQGIAECLSALIHSSDLNAKDKDGRTPLHLAASVSLGSAECVSALIPSSDLNCLASCLPVTLRTKTKMATHPSTGLLCGAVLSVCLPSYLPVTLTPRTKMAAHSTTWLLCGAVLSVCLPSCPPVTLTIKTRMAAHPSTWPLRGAVLSVSALIPSSDLNANDKDGCTPLHLAARRGSAERVSAFISSNDLNANDKDGCTPLHLAARRGSAECVSALISSSAFNAEDKDGRTPRHLPPNVWLGSAECVSLIILYSDLNAKDKDGRTPFNLAPERVSAECVSSLIPSSDVNAKDKNGRTPLHLAAMRGSADCVFALKPSSDLNAKDKDGRTHFHLAAERGRAKCMFTLTPSSDHNAKDKNGRTPLHLAAMRGIADCVFALIPSTDLNAKDKDGCTPLHLAAERASAVFVFALIPFSDLSAKDTAGRTPLLLAGERGSTECVFALIPSSDLNAKNTAGRTPLHLAAE; this is encoded by the exons gccaaggacgaggatggccgcacacccctccacttggctgctagtgTTTGGTTTgggagtgctgagtgtgtgtctgccctcataccctccagtgaccttaacgccaaggacaaggatggccgcacacccctacACTTGGCTACTGAGCTGGGCAGTGCTGAGCGTGTGTCTGCGTTTATATCCTCCAATGACCTTAACGCCAATGACAAGCATGgctgcacacccctccacttggctgctaggcggggcagtgctgagtgtttGTCTGCCCTCATATTCTCCAGTGCCTTTAACGCCgaggacaaggatggccgcacacccctccacttggctgctatgcggggaagtgttgagtgtgtgtctgccctcatgttCTCTtgtgaccttaacgccaaagacaa cacacccctccacttggctgctaagCGGGGCAGCGCTGAGTGTGTCTCTGTCTTCacaccctccagtgaccttaacgccaaagacaaggatggtcgcacacccctccacttggctgctagtgTTTCTTTGaggagtgctgagtgtgtgtctgccctcataccctccagtgccTTTAACGCCgaagacaaggatggccgcacacccctccacttggccgCTACGCGGGGcagtgttgagtgtgtgtctgccctcataccctccagtgaccttaacgccaaggacaaggatggccgcacatcATTACACTTGGCTGCTGAGCAGGGCAGTGCTGAGCGTGTGTCTGCGTTTATATCCTCCAATGACCTTAACGCCAATGACAAGGATGgctgcacacccctccacttggatGCTaggcggggcagtgctgagtgtgtctcTGCCCTCATATCCTCCAGTGCCTTTAACGCCgaggacaaggatggccgcacacccctccacttggctgctatgcggggaagtgttgagtgtgtgtctgccctcatgttCTCTtgtgaccttaacgccaaagacaaggatggccgcacacccctccacttggctgctatgcggggcagtgttgagtgtgtgtctTCACTCATGCCCTTTAGTGACTTTAACGCcaaagacaaggatggccgcacacccctccacttggctgctagtgTTTCTTTGAGGAGTGCTGAGTTTgtctctgccctcataccctccagtgaccttaacaccaaggacaaggatggccgcacacccctccacttggctgctgagctGGGCAGTGCTGAGCGTGTGTCTGCGTTTATATCCTCCAATGACCTTAACGCCAATGACAAGGATGGCTGCACACCCCTGCACTTGGCTGCTaggcggggcagtgctgagtgtgtgtctgccctcatatccTCCAGTGCCTTTAACGCcaaggacaaggatggccgcacacccctccacttggctgatATGCGGGgaagtgttgagtgtgtgtctgccctcatgttCTCTTGTGACCTTAACGGcaaagacaaggatggccgcacacccctccacttggctgctatgcagggcagtgttgagtgtgtgtctTCCCTCATGCCCTTTAGTGACTTTAACGCcaaagacaaggatggccgcacacccctccacttggctgttaGTGTTTCTTTGAGGAGTGCTGAGTGTGTCTCTGctctcataccctcca ATAACCTTAACGCCAAAGACACGGCTGgcagcacacccctccacttggctgctaagCGGGGCAGCGCTGAGTGTGTCTCTGTCCTCacaccctccagtgaccttaacgccaaagacaaggatggtcgcacacccctccacttggctgctagtgTTTCTTTGAGGAGTGCTGACTGTgtctctgccctcataccctccagtgacctaaacgccaaggacaaggatggccgcacacccctccacttggctgctgagctgggcagtgctgagtgtgtgtctgccctcatgccCTCCAATAACCTTAATGCcaaagacaaggatggccgcacaccccttcacttggctgctatgcggggcagtgttgagtgtgtgtctTCCCTCATGCCCTCTAGTGACTTTAACGCcaaagacaaggatggccgcacacccctccacttggctgctaagCGGGGCAGCGCTGAGTGTgtctctgccctcataccctccagtgaccttaacgccaaggacgaggatggccgcacacccctccacttggctgctagtgTTTGGTTTgggagtgctgagtgtgtgtctgccctcataccctccagtgaccttaacgccaaggacaaggatggccgcacacccctccacttggctgctgagctgggcagtgctgagtgtgtgtctgccctcatgccCTCCAATAACCTTAACGCCAAAGACACGGCTGgcagcacacccctccacttggctgcaaagcggggcagtgctgagtgtgtctctgccctcataccctccagtgaccttaacgccaagaacgaggatggccgcacacccctccacttggctgctgagtggggcagtgctgagtgtgtatCTGCCCTCATACCCTTCAGTGACCCTAACGCCAAAGacgaggatggccgcacacccctccacttggctgctgagctgggcagtgctgagtgtgtgtctgccctcatgccctccagtgaccttaacgcaaAGGACAAGTATGgctgcacacccctccacttggctgctgagctgggcagtgctgagtgtgtgtctgccctcataccctccagtgaccttaacgccaaagacaaggatggccgcacacccctccacttggctgctgagcaGGGCATTGCTGAGTGTTTGTCTGCCCTCATAcactccagtgaccttaacgccaaagacaaggatggccgcacacccctccacttggctgctagtgTTTCTTTGgggagtgctgagtgtgtgtctgccctcataccctccagtgaccttaac tgtctgGCCTCATGCCTTCCAGTGACCTTAAGAACAAAGACAAAGATGGCCACACACCCCTCCACTGGGCTGTTatgcggggcagtgctgagtgtgtgtctgccctcataccttccagtgaccttaacgccaaggactaAGATGGCCGCACATTCTACCACTTGGCTGCTatgcggggcagtgctgagtgtgtgtctgccttcatgccctccagtgaccttaacgataaagacaaggatggccgcacacccctccacttggccgCTACGCGGGGCAGTTTTgagtgtgtctgccctcataccctccagtgaccttaacgccaatgACAAGGATGgctgcacacccctccacttggctgctaggCGGGGCAGTGCTGAGCGTGTGTCTGCGTTTATATCCTCCAATGACCTTAACGCCAATGACAAGGATGgctgcacacccctccacttggctgctaggcggggcagtgctgagtgtgtgtctgccctcatatccTCCAGTGCCTTTAACGCCgaggacaaggatggccgcacaccccgcCACTTGCCTCCTAATGTTTGGTTGGgaagtgctgagtgtgtgtctctCATCATACTCtacagtgaccttaacgccaaggacaaggatggccgcacacccttCAACTTGGCTCCTGAGCGGGTCAGTGCTGAATGCGTTTcttccctcataccctccagtgacgttaacgccaaggacaagaatggccgcacacccctccacttggctgctatgcGGGGCAGTGCTGATTGTGTGTTTGCCCTCaaaccctccagtgaccttaacgcaaaagacaaggatggccgcacacacTTTCACCTGGCTGCTGAGCGGGGCAGAGCTAAGTGTATGTTTACCCTCACACCCTCCAGTGACCATAACGCCAAGGACAAgaatggccgcacacccctccacttggctgctatgcGGGGCATTGCTGATTGTGTGtttgccctcataccctccactGACCTTAACGCCAAAGACAAGGATGGCTGCACACCtctccacttggctgctgagcgggCCAGTGCAGTGTTTGTGTTTGCCCTTATACCGTTCAGTGACCTTAGCGCCAAGGACACGgctggccgcacacccctcctcTTGGCTGGTGAGCGGGGCAGTACTGAATGTGTGTTTGCCCTCATACCCTcaagtgaccttaacgccaagaaCACGgctggccgcacacccctccacttggctgctgagtGA
- the LOC126992064 gene encoding serine/threonine-protein phosphatase 6 regulatory ankyrin repeat subunit B-like, whose protein sequence is MPSSDFNTKNKFCRTPLHLAAEQVSAECVSALIPSSDLNTKDKDGRTPLHLAAERGSAECVFALMPSRDHNAKDTAGCIPLHLAAIRGSAECVYGLMLSSDLNNKDKDGRTPLHWAVMRGSAECVSSLILSSDLSDKDKDGRTPLHFTAERSITECMSALIPSTDLNAKDKDGRTTRHLAAERGSTECVSALIPSTDLNAKDKDGRTPLHLAAMRGSAECVSGLISSTDLNSTECVSDLIPSSDLNAKDKDGRTPLHLAAMRGSAECVSDLMPSSDLNAEDKDGRTPLHLLANVWLGSAECVSVLIPSSDFNTKDKDGRTPLHLAAERGSAECVSVVIPSSDFNTKDKDGRTPLHFAAERGSAECVSVLIPSSDFNTKGKDGRTPLHLAAERGSAECVSVLIPSSDFTTKDKDGRTPLHLAAERGSAECVSVLIPSSDFTTKDKDGRTPLHLPANVWLGSAECVSVLIPSSDFNTKDKDGRTPFHLAHLSIWLLSGAVLSVCLSSYHPVTLPPRTRMAAHPSTWLLSGAVLSVCLPSYPPVTLTPRARMAAHPFTWHTYLFGC, encoded by the exons ATGCCCTCAAGTGATTTTAACACGAAAAACAAGTTttgccgcacacccctccacttggctgctgaaCAGgtcagtgctgagtgtgtgtctgcgctcataccctccagtgaccttaacaccaaggacaaggatggccgcacacccctccacttggctgctgagcggggcagtgctgagtgtgtgtttgCCCTCATGCCCTCCCGTGACCATAACGCCAAGGACACGGCTGGCTGCATACCCCTCCATTTGGCTGCTAttcggggcagtgctgagtgtgtgtatgGCCTTATGCTCTCCAGTGACCTTAACAAcaaagacaaggatggccgcacaccccttcACTGGGCTGTTatgcggggcagtgctgagtgtgtgtcttccctcatactctccaGTGACCTTAGCGAcaaggacaaggatggccgcacacccctccacttcaCTGCTGAGCGGAGCATTACTGAGTGtatgtctgccctcataccctccactgaccttaacgccaaggacaaggatggccgcacaacacgccacttggctgctgagcggggcagtactgagtgtgtgtctgccctcataccctccactgaccttaacgccaaggacaaggatggccgcacacccctccacttggctgctatgcggggcagtgctgagtgtgtgtctggccTTATATCCTCCactgaccttaac agtactgagtgtgtgtctgacctcataccctccagtgaccttaacgccaaggacaaggatggccgcacacccctccacttggctgctatgcggggcagtgctgagtgtgtctcTGACCTCatgccctccagtgaccttaacgccgaagacaaggatggccgcactcCCCTCCACTTGCTTGCTAACGTTTGGttgggcagtgctgagtgtgtgtctgtcctcataccctccagtgacttTAACACcaaggacaaggatggccgcacacccctccacttggctgctgagcggggcagtgctgagtgtgtgtctgtcgtcataccctccagtgacttTAACACcaaggacaaggatggccgcacacccctccacttcgctgctgagcggggcagtgctgagtgtgtgtctgtcctcataccctccagtgattTTAACACCAAGggcaaggatggccgcacacccctccacttggctgctgagcggggcagtgctgagtgtgtgtctgtcctcataccctccagtgacttTACCACcaaggacaaggatggccgcacacccctccacttggctgctgagcggggcagtgctgagtgtgtgtctgtcctcataccctccagtgacttTACCACcaaggacaaggatggccgcactcCCCTCCACTTGCCTGCTAACGTTTGGttgggcagtgctgagtgtgtgtctgtcctCATACCATCCAGTGACTTTAACACAaaggacaaggatggccgcacacccttTCACTTGGCACACCTATCTATTTGGCTGCtgagcggggcagtgctgagtgtgtgtctgtcctCATACCATCCAGTGACTTTACCACcaaggacaaggatggccgcacacccctccacttggctgctgagcggggcagtgctgagtgtgtgtctgccctcataccctccagtgacttTAACACCAAGggcaaggatggccgcacacccttTCACTTGGCACACCTATCTATTTGGCTGCTGA